ATCTTTGTTGCCTGATGCTCCTGCATGCGCCACACCTCTCAAAGCTCCTAATACAATAATGTTATTTGCTGATATGACTTCAGCCCCTGGGTTTACATCCCCAATTATTATTATATCTGTATCTGATTTTACAACCTGCCCTGACCGTAACGTACCTTTGTATATTTTTGCATCTTTAGAGCTGGTTGAAAATAACATCTTCTTCTCATCTGACTCATTTGACATTGGCACAAGGTGATGAAAGTTAATTTCGTCCCACGGGAATATTATATCATGTACTCCTCCAAATGTCTTCATGATATCTATCAATTTTTGCAATTCATAACTATTTAGTCTTCTTCCTATAAATTGAATTGGAATTTCATAACCTGAAAAGAAGTTTTTACCATTAACAATCTTCTGCTTAAAGTAATCACAAATGGTATCAAAATCACAGCTATTGTCCAAAATAACAGCTATTCCTTTTCCAAAACCTTTCAATACAACTGGTTCACTCAAACCTGTTTCCCCCTTTTAATGCGATGTAGCGCCTTGCCCATTTTGCAAGTCAAAATAGCTATCAATTATATCCCTTGCAACATATGCAGCATAAGAACCATGTCCACCATTTTCTAACACAACAGCAAAGGCAATTTGCGGATCATCGTAGGGAGCAAAACCGACAAACCAACCATGTGCATCCGAAGAGGTAGAATACTGTGAAGTACCTGTCTTTCCTGCAACAGTAAAAGGCAAATCTTTAAACGCTTGTCTTGCCGTACCTCCTTCTTCACTTGTGACACTCTTCATCCCTTCAAAAACTGCTTGTTTTGCAGCAAGCGACATATTGACCCTACTCAAAACCTTTGGTTTTGAATTGTAAATAACCTTTCCATTTGCATCAACAATTTTATCTATTAGATTTACCTGATACCTTGTTCCGCCATTTGCAACAGTTGCAATAAAGCTTGCCATCTGAACGGGAGTAAATGCATTTATAGACTGACCAATTGCTGCTAAAACTGTGTCACCAGGATACCATGGCTGGTTGAATATCTTCTTCTTGTTTTCCTCATTTGCAAGAATACCATTAGACTCCCCATCAAGTTGGATATTTGTTTTTCCGCCCAGTCCAAACAAATTGGCATACTTGTCAATCCTATCAATCCCAAGCCTTCTACCAGTTTCATAAAAAAACACATTGCATGAAACCTTCAACGCATCGACAACATCTACCCATCCGTGTGTTCTGCGGTATCTATTCCATAGCCAACAAGCTGGCATAAAACCAGATTTTGCATAGTACATGTATCGGCCCGTATCTAATATTTTTTCGTTGGGTTTTATCACACCTTCTTGCAAGCCTGCTATTGCCGTCAAAATCTTAAAAGTTGAACCAGGTGGATAAACACCTGCAATAGCCCTATTAAACATTGGCCTGTTAGGGTCATTTATTAGTTTATTCCACTCATTTATTGTAATTCCTTTTATAAATATGTTTGGGTCATAAGAAGGATAGCTTGTGAGTGCAAGGACATTTCCTGTTTTTACATCAATCACAACAGCTGCTCCTGCTGTTGCCTTTGGGAATCTTTCACCAAACTCTCCGTTTCTTATTTTTTCTAACACCTTTTTGAGCGAGTTATAAGTAACCTTCTGCAATTTGTTATCAATTGTGAGGTAAATATTTGCTCCTTTTATTGGCTCTTTCTCAACCTTGACATTATTTATTCTCCCAAACTTGTCAACTTCAATAAGCTGTATTCCATCTTTGCCACGCAAATAATCTTCATATTTCTTTTCTATTCCCTCAACTCCAATGAGACTGTCTACCGAATATCCTTTGTCTTTTAACTCTTCATACTGCTGTTGTGTAATTTTCCCTACTCTTCCTACAACAAAAGCATTATAAATTGCATCTTTATACACCCTTACCGCCTTTACATCTATGTTGACAAAAGAAAATTCTTTTCGTCTTTCCTCTATTTGTGCAATAGTTTTCATTGAAATATCTATTGCTATTGTAATAGGTTGGTACATCTGATAATAATTGTAAAATAACATATCCTCAATTGCCATAACCTGAAGGGTTAAATTCAAATCAAGATTGTCTGGGATGTAAAACCTTTTTCTAAGAAGATTAAATGCTTGCTCAGCGGTATAATTTAAAGGTATATTTCTGTCCTTTTTCCATTGGTGTTCAACCTTTTTGGCAAGTTTTTTGTCATTTATACCAAAGTCAAATCTTATAGGATTTATAGCAATTTTGAACTGATTTAATATCTTGTCATTATTTTTATTTAAAATCTTAACTATTTCAATTATCTTTCTTGTAAACTCCTTCTTCTCCTCTTCTGTTCTAAGCTGCTGAGTTTTTAAAATCTGCAGGACATATGCTGGTCTATTGTCAGCAAGAGGCCTTCCGTTTCTATCAAAGATGATTCCCCTTGGCGCCTCTAAATTTGCTTTTTGCATAATTCTTCTCTCTGAAACCTCATAATAATAGTCGCCCTTGATTATCTGAAGATAACCAAGGCGAACAATTAATATAGTTGTCATGCATATAAAAAGTATGTATAAAAATGTCCACCTATTGAAAACTTTCTTTTCTCTTAATTTTTCAATAAATAATATCTTCATTCTTCTTTTAAATTTCTCCCCTTTTTAAGTCTGAGAAGATATTTACTCTCTTTTGATATAACAAAGTAAATAAATATTCCAGATATTGAGTCTAAAATGAACTGAATCACTGAGGTACTTAAAATCAAAGACACATTAGGTACGGTTTTGTTTACATAGCTCTCTATTAAATAATGTAAAAGATTTTTAGACAGCAAAAAGCCAAAAAGATAGATTAAAAAGATTTCTATTCTCTCTAAATAGATCCTCTCTTTTAATCGTTTGTTTACAAATAGGAGCACAACCATCAGGAAGACATTTATAAAAAAGCTGTTGGTAAATAGGGAACAAAATATAAAAATTAAAACCACATTTGCAATTAGAGCATCAGTAAACTCAAAAAAAATTACATTACACACAAGAAGTGGAATGTACAATAATATTGAATTTCCCTTTATATACACAATTTCTTGTAAAACCGTCTGCAGCACAGTCGCTCCAATTATATTTGCACCGTATAACATCACCTTATTTTTAAACAATTCACCTAACACCTACCGAAAAATTGATACCTTTTACTTTTTTTAGTACCATGACATACTCTATATTTTCGATATCTACCGCAGGCTTTATCAGTATGTTCTTCGTAAGTTCAAACTTGTCATTTTTTATTTGGACAATCTTTCCTATTACAATGCCTTTTGGAAATATCTCACCCATTCCAGATGTAATGACAACATCATTTACTTTGACCTTCGAATCTTTTGAAACATATTTAAGTTCACAAAGCCCTTTTCCCATAAGGTTAAGATTTCCCCTTACAACTCCAATATCCCTTGTTCTTACAACCATGGCAGATGCCGAGAAATCTGCGTCTAATAAAGTCTCAACCTTTGCCCAATTCAGGCCACAGTCAACAATACTACCAACTAAGCCTTGGTTGTTAACAACCACCATATTCTTTCTAATTCCATCTTTCAAACCTTTGTCTATAATAAAATAACTTAACCACCCCTCAGACGACCTGAGTGTGACCCGCGCCACTTCATAATCAGCAGCTGTCTCAATTTGATTTTTAAGCCCAAGAAGTTCTTTTAGCTTTTTGTTTTCACTTTTTATTTCTTCAATTGTTACTCTATCAGTGCTTAGTTTGTCAAGCTGTTCTTTTAGATGTTTATTTTCGGCAATAATCTGATTCAAATGTGTAATACCATTTATATATTCCTTTATACTTCTAATTATTTTAACAACCTTAGAATTGACAGGAACATAGCCATCTTTCATCTTTTTCGAAATTATATTAGAGTCATAGTTTTGGATAGAAATTATAGTTGCAATAATGCTAAACAAAAAAGACACTATAATAATTATTGCAATGAAAACGTTCTTTTTCAAAACATTTCATCCTCCACTATCTTGAGCTCCTATTAATCATAACCTTCTGCAATGTTTCAAGCTCTTCTAACGCCTTTCCTGCTCCAAGCGCAACACAGTCAAGTGGTCTTTCTGCTATGTGAACAGGCAAACCTGTCTCTTGCTTAATTAGCTTATCAAGCCCTTTTAAAAGTGCTCCTCCACCTGTTAACATTATCCCCCTTTCCATAATGTCTGCTGCAAGCTCAGGAGGAGTCTTCTCAAGGGTCTGTTTAATTGCATCAACTATTGCCATAACAGGCTCTCTTAAGGCATCCCGTATCTCAGATGAAGAAACCTTTATTGTTTTTGGAAGGCCAGTTATTAAGTCTCTCCCTTTAATTTCATACCATTCTTCTTTTTCCAATGGATATGCTGAGCCAATTTTTATTTTTATTTCTTCTGCTGTTCTATCACCAATCATAAGATTGTATTCTTTCTTTATATAATTTGAAATAGCTTCATCAAACTCATCCCCAGCAATTCTCAAAGATTTGCTGGTCACAATACCACCAAGCGAGATTACTGCAACTTCAGAGGTCCCACCGCCAATATCAACCACCATACTCCCTGCTGGCTCGTCAATCGGAAGACCAGCACCAATTGCTGCTGCCATTGGCTCTTCCATTATATAAACCTCTTTTGCACCTGCTTTATATGCTGATTCCTCTACTGCTCTTCTTTCAACTTCAGTGACCCCTGATGGAACGCAAATAACCACTCTCGGCTTAAGACCCAACAGAGATTTTTTGTATGCTTTTTCTATAAAGTATTTTAGCATAACCTGAGTAGTATAAAAATCTGCAATAACTCCATCTTTTAGCGGTCTGATAGCTACAATATTTCCAGGTGTTCTTCCAATCATTTCTTTTGCTTCATTGCCAACCGCTAAAATTTTTCCTGTATCCTTTTGAACAGCAACAACAGAAGGCTCGTTTACAACAATGCCTTTGCCACGTAAATGAACCAATGTATTTGCTGTGCCCAAGTCAATTCCTAAATCTCTATAAAGCGACTTTAATAGCCCCATCATAACTCTCCTTTCATCAAGTCATATCCTAATTTTTGTAGCATGGTGTTTAGCTTGTACAGGGGAAGACCAACAACATTGTAAAAACAACCTTCTACCTTCTCAACTATCAAACTTCCAAAACCCTGAATCGCGTATGCTCCTGCCTTGTCAAAAGGTTCACCAGTTTTTATATATCTTAATATCTCTTCGTCACTCATCTGTTTTATATAAACATAACTTTTTTCAAAGTCAACTAAAATTTGGCGACAACTATCATCAATTATGCAGACACCTGTAAAAACTGTATGGCGTTTGGCGCTTATCTTTTTTAACATGTAAAAAGCTTCCTCTTCATTTGATGGTTTGCCAAGAATAGTGCCTTCTATGAAAACAATTGTATCGGCTGAGATTATTAAAGAATCTTTTGCGCTCTCACCAAGCCTCCTGAAAACCTCTTCACCTTTTTTCTTAGCCAAATTCATCACATTTTCCTCAGGTGGTAAATCATGGTCAACAATTTCATCTACATTTGAAGGAACTATATCAAACTTTATTCCAAATTGTTTTAAAAGTTCTATTCGCCGTGGAGAAGAAGATGCAAGTACCACTTTTTTCAATTTTGAAATATAACCCCTTTCGCTTTTTTTTGAAATTATAACCTCACTTTTAGTTTGTGGCAAAATTGAGACCTCTGATATTTTATTATATCATTTAAATGTTGCAAAAAAAATAACTTTTGATAAAAAAAGAAGCTGGCAAATGAGCAAACCAGCTTCTTTTAAAAAATTGTAAGATATTTTTATGGCTCCTTTTTAATACAATGGTCTCCTCTTATAATGTGTATGAAGTATATGATGCGCCTTTTCACTATTTGGATGTCCTAAGAATTCTTCATATAGCTTTTTGATTGTTGGATTTTCATGAGACTTTCTTATTGGCAGTGACCTATCCTCGTCATATATAGCACTTGCTCTGAGCTTTGCAACATCTACTTTTTCTCTTACCTTTGCTGGGACAATTGGCTGGCCACCGCCCATTATACAACCACCAGGACATGCCATGATTTCAATAAAGTGATATTCCTTTTCACCATTCTTAACCATCTCAAGCAGTTTCTTTGCATTAGCAAGCCCATGTGCAACTGCAGCCTTTATCTTCATTGTACCAACATCAATTTCTGCCTCTCTTATTCCTTCTAAACCACGAACCTGTGTAATTTCTACATTTTCAAGTGGCTTCCCTGTCAAAATCTCGTATACTGTTCTAAGTGCTGCTTCCATTACACCACCTGTTGTGCCAAAAATGACACCTGCACCTGTTGCATCACCCATTGGGTCGTCAAAATGATTGTCTGGCAGGTTAACAAAATCTATTCCTGCTTCCTTTATCATCCGGGCAAGTTCTCTTGTTGTCAGCACAGCATCTACATCAGGATATCCACTTGCTGCAAGCTCTTCTCTTTGCGCTTCAAACTTTTTGGCTGTGCATGGCATTATGGAGACTACAAACATGTTAGCAGGATCAATTCCCATCTTCTGCGCATAGTATGTCTTCAAAATTGCTCCAAACATCTCATGTGGAGATTTGCAAGTTGATAAATTGTCTAAGAATTCTGGGAAGTAGTGTTCACAGAATTTTATCCATCCGGGTGAGCATGAAGTAATAAGCGGAAGCTTCCCACCATTTTTGATTCTATTTATAAGCTCTGAGCCTTCTTCCATGATTGTAAGGTCTGCACCTGTGTCTGTGTCAAATACCTTGTCAAATCCAAGCATCTTAAGAGCTGTTACCATCTTACCTGTCACACGGGTCCCAATCGGAAGACCAAATTCCTCACCAAGCGCAACTCTTACAGCTGGTGCTGTTTGAACAACAACATATTTGTTCTTATCAGCCAAAGCCTTCCATACAATATCAGTAGAATCCTTTTCACGAAGTGCCCCGACAGGGCATGCTTGAATACACTGACCACACATTGTACATGCAACATCATTCAAACTTCTATCAAATGCTGTTGAGACAACTGTTCTAAAACCTCTATAGTTTGCATTTATAACACCAACTTCTTGGACATTTCTACATACATTAATACATCTTTTGCAAAGTACACACTTGTTCGGGTCTCTAACAATTGAAGGAGAAAAGTCATCAAGAGGCCGTCTTATATTTTCACCTTCATATCTTATCTGCTTGACATTCAAATCTTCAGCAAGTTTTTGAAGTTCACAATTACCACTTCTGACGCATGTTAAGCAGTTTCTGTCGTGGTTGGACAAAATCAGCTCAAGGTTAACCTTTCTTGCTCTTCTTACTCTTTCACTGTTTGTGATAACTTCCATACCTTCTGACACAGGATAAACACAAGCTGCTTGCAAGCTCCTTGCACCTTTTACTTCAACAACACACATCCTACAAGCGCCAATCTCATTTATACCTTTTAAGTAACAAAGGGTTGGAATTTCAACTCCTGCTTCACGTGCTGCCTGCAGAACAGTGTAGTCCTTTGGTACCTGAAGTTTCTTGCCATCTATTGTTATATTCACCATCTCCATTTGTTGTACCCTCCTTCTTAAGCCTTCTTAGAGATTGCTTTGAATGGACATTTTTCTATACATACTCCACACTTAATACATTTTGTCTGGTCAATCTCAAACGGCTTCTTAATTTGACCAGTTATAGCATTTGCAGGACAGTTCTTAGCACAGATACCACAGCCTTTGCAAAGATCTTTGTCAATTACAATTCTCAAAAGTGCCTTACATGCCCCTGCCGGACATCTCTTTTCTTTGACATGTGCTTCATATTCATCTCTGAAGTATCTTAGTGTACTCAAAACTGGGTTTGGCGCTGTCTGACCAAGTCCACAAAGAGCGCTGTCCTTAATTGAATATGCAAGCTCTTCTAACTTCTCTAAATCCTCTTCTGTCCCGTTTCCACTTGTAATCTTTTGCAGTATCTCAAGCATTCTTCTTGTTCCTATTCTACATGGCGGACACTTTCCACATGACTCATCAACTGTGAACTCTAAGAAGAACTTTGCTATATCAACCATACATGTATCTTCATCCATTACAATCATGCCACCAGAACCCATCATTGTCCCAAGCGCTGTGAGTGAGTCAAAGTCAATAGGCGTGTCCATTAAAGATGCAGGAATACATCCACCAGATGGTCCACCTGTCTGAACAGCTTTGAACTTCTTACCACCTGGTATTCCACCGCCAATGTCTTCGACTATCTCTCTTACAGTTGTCCCCATTGGAACTTCAATAAGCCCTGTGTTGTTAACCTTTCCAACAAGTGCAAATACTTTGGTACCCTTGCTCTTTTCTGTTCCGATTGATGCAAACCACTCTGGTCCTTTGAGGATTATAACAGGAATATTTGCATACGTCTCAACATTGTTCAAAAGTGTTGGTTTGCTCCAAAGTCCCTTTACTGCTGGGAATGGTGGTCTTGGTCTTGGCTCTCCACGATGACCTTCAATTGATGTCATTAAAGCTGTCTCCTCACCGCAAACAAATGCACCAGCACCAAGTCTTATCTCTATATCAAATTCAAAGTCTGTTCCCAAAATATTCTTGCCCAGAAGCCCATACTCTCTTGCCTGGTTTATCGCAATCTCAAGTCTCTTGACAGCCAGCGGATACTCAGCCCTGACGTAAACATAGCCTTGTTTTGAGCCAATTGCATAACCAGCAATTGCCATAGCCTCAATAACAGAATGTGGGTCACCCTCTAAGATGCTTCTATCCATGTACGCACCAGGGTCACCTTCGTCAGCATTGCAGACAACATACTTGACATCACCTGGTGCTTTTGCTGCAAATTCCCATTTCAAACCTGTTGGGAATCCACCGCCACCTCTTCCTCTCAAGCCCGACCTTTTTACCCAGTCAATTACCTGCTCTGGAGTCATCTCTGTCAAGACCTTTGCTAAAGCTTTGTATCCGTCGTATGCTATATACTCTTCAATGTTTTCTGGATTTATAACACCGCAGTTTCTAAGAGCAATTCGCATCTGTTTTTTGTAGAACTTGACTTCATTTAAGGACTTTATCTGGCCTTCTTCAAGTGACTCTTTATACAAAAGCCTTTTTACTATTCTTCCTTTTAAAAGATGTTCTTCCACAATCTCTTTTACATCAGAGTCTGCAACCTTACTATAGAATGCACCTTCGGGATAGACAATGACAATCGGACCTTCTGCACAAAGTCCAAAACATCCTGTACGAATTACTTGAACCTCGTCTTTTAAATTGAAGTTTTCTATCTCTTTCAAAAAAGCGTCATATATCTTGTCTGACCCGCCTGATGTACAACCTGTCCCACCACATACAAGAACATGTGCTCTATATAATGGCATTATAGCTTACCTCCCTTTTATTTGTTTGCTTCTTTATTTTCTTCATAGCCAATTGTGTATTCATATACTGGCTTTCCATTCACAATATGCTCAGCAACAACTTTTGAAACTTTTTCAGGTGTCATTTTTACATATGTTACCTTCTCTTTGTTTGGCTCATATACTTCTACAATTGGCTCATATTTGCAAAGACCTATACAGCCCGTCTGAACAACTGTTACATTCTTAAGATTTCTTTTTTGAATCTCCTCAACAAACTTTAGCATAACAGGTCTTGCACCTGCTGCTATCCCACATGTTGCCATACCAACTACTATTCTGATTCCCTCTCCTTGCTGTTTTCTAAATTCGAGCTCTTCCAATGCCTTTTTTCTTATCTCTTCAAGCTCCTGAATAGACTTAATCATTGAAATTCGCACCTCCAAATAAATTTGATAACCCTCTTGAAAGCTCTTCCTTAATAAACTCTTGTACACTTGGCAAATTGAGAGGTACACCTTCCCCAAGAGCACTTTTTAGCTTATTTGTATCAAAAACAAACTCTTTTTTGTCGATTCTGTGCACATAAACAAAATCCACATCCGGTGTACCACATACTAAAAGGAGTAGTGTATCAACAATATTCCCAATCGGTGGCCTGTCAATATGCGAATGCTGCAGCTTAATTTTTACCTTTGTGCCATTTTCAGATGAGTCAATAATAAGCTTTCCATTACAGTCTTTTGCAAGCTGTGAGGCAAGTGCCAAACCAAGTCCTACCTTTCTTGTTTTCCTTGTAGTATAAAAAGGATTTGTCACCTCATTTATTAACTCTTTTGGTATACCTCTCCCATTGTCCTCAATTGAGATTAAAAATATGTCATTTTCTAAATCTTCAACAATCTCAATCTTGACAAACGTTGCCCCAGCCTCAATTGAATTTTGCACAAGGTCAAGGATATAAAGTGAAAGTTCGTTCAACCAAATCACCCTATTTTATTCTTATCACACAGACAGTTTGTTAAGTTAATATCTTGACAAGATATTTTCAATATCTTCAGGTGCTAATTTTCCATAGACAGTGTTATCAATTACAACAACAGGTGCAAGTCCACAAGCTCCTAAGCATCTTGTTGCTTCAATAGAGAATTTCCCATCTTCAGTTGTGCCACCAACGTCAATCTTTAAAAGCTCTTTTAATTTATCCAAAATTTTATCTGCACCTTTTACATAGCAAGCAGTTCCCATGCACACACTAATCTTGTGGTCACCTGTTGGTTTTAATGTAAACCTGGTATAAAATGTTGCAACCCCATAAACCTCTGCCATTGGAATGTTCAGACCCTCTGCAATTCTCTTTTGTACCTCGTATGGCAAGTATCCAAATAGTTCTTGTGCCTCATGCAAAACAGGAATTAGAGCACCTCTTCTTGATTTGTTTTTTTCAATAATCTCATCAAGTTTTTTGAAGTTTTCCTCGGTCAGATTTTTGCCTTGGCAACAAGACATTAAATCGCATCCCCCTTCTATTGTTAGAAATTTAACATATTCAATTACACCTACTTTCTCTATTGTAACATATAATAGGGTATAAATGAAGTATAAATTTTGGAGAATTTACTTGAAAAATATTGTATACAGTATATCACTTTCAATAAAAAACTCCTTTTCGTTAATATCCCATAGATGATGTGCATCAGAAGAGTGTAAAAAAATGTACCTGCTATCTTTGGGCAAAAGATTTGTAAATTCAAATTCATTGACTTTTGAAACTTCTAAAAGAGAAACATCTTTTAGTTCATCTGGTAATGTTCCCAGCCTTCCAATTATTCCATAGGATTGTCTATTGATATGAGCTGGAACAAAAATCATATTGTAAAACTTTGAAATTTCATAAACTTGAAATATACTTAAATTCAGTGGTTGGAGCAGAAGTTTTTTATAGCTTCCGACAATATTGTCTTCCTTGTCCACTAAGAACTGATTTCCATATATATCCTCTCTCAAGGCTATGTTTGGAAGGTTTTCTTCAATAATCTCTTGAAACTCTTCCACTACAGAGAAATCTTTGAAATATAAAAGAACATGGACTTCTTCACAAGTTTCTATCTCAACACCTGGGATAAATAAAATCCCAAGATGTTTTGCAACCTCTAAGAACTCTTTCAAATTCAATGTAGAATTATGGTCTGTTATGGAAATTACATTTAGTCCCTTTATCTTTGCCATGTTTATTATATTATTTGGGGTCATGTCATTGTCAGCACAAGGTGAGAGCGCAGAGTGAATGTGCAGGTCATAATAGAGTTTCATTTTGACCTTCCTTCTCTTGAAGAATCAGTAATTTTGCGGTCTCAAAATGAGAAAGCTCGGTTGTGAAAATAGGAATATTTTCCTGTTTAGATTTTTGAAGCATATTGGCATCTGGCTTTACACCTTCTGTTAATATGATAGCCTTCACATCTCTCAAAGTTGCCACTGCAATGACATTTATGTTGTTCTGAATTGTTATCCAGATACTGCGATCTTTGATATGTGAAATTGCAAAGCTCAAAACATCTCCAATATACACATTTTCGTACACATCATCATCTCTAATAACATCATTCACAAGGTTAAAATATTTTCTTAGGTGCGCAACTCTTGGCATTTATTCTTCATCCCTTTCAAGTGATGGTGGTAGTTTATTTGAAAGCTCAACCATTTTATTTGCAAGCTCTTTAATATTTTCACGAAGGATAAAGATACAATCTGTATCGTTTGCCAAACCTCTGACTATGTCCTCTGCGAGGGTTTTGCATGTTGGAGAACCACAGGCACCACAATCCAAACCAGGCAAAATCTTTAATATCTCATTTACCCTCTCATACTTTTTCATAGCCTCTTCTATATCAGAATCAAGCTCTAATACAGGGTTTGCCTCCAATTCTTTTCTAAACAAAAGGTCTTCCATCTTTATTCCAAGGTCATTGACAATTTTTCGAGTATTTTCTTCTAATATTTGGGCTTTGTCTGCAAGTTTAGAAGACCACTTTTTGATTCTATTCTTAGCAACATACGGATTTTCTACCGTCAACGGTCCACCCACACAACCCCCACTGCATGCAAGTCCTTCAAAGTAAACAATATTATTCAGCCTTCCATTCTCAATCTCTTCCAAAACCTTTATAACATTATGAATCCCATCCACATTTACATACTCATCAATTCCCAAGGCTAAACTCTCTCCACCAGATGCTGCCCATCCAATCCCTTTGCCGGATGAAATAGAAATAGGTTCTACATCATTCATACTTTTCAACTTACTTCTAACAAGCCCATAAATATCCTTGATAGCAATTACTCCATCTACATATGACCTTTCAAACCCAAGTGGCAAGTTTACGTAAGTCATCTTTGCTGCACAAGGTGAGATGAAAAAAGCACCTATTCTGTCTATCTCAATGCCTTTTTGCCTGTTTATTCTCTTTTTTGCGAGGTGGGCAGCAACCTCCATTGGAGAAGCAAGTGGGAGGATATTATCAATCAAATCTGGGAATTTTGTCTGGATAAGCCTTACCACTGCTGGGCAGGCAGAAGAAATTATGGGTCTTTTATCTCTCTTTTTTGAAATAAACTCCTTTGTGAACTCTGTCACAATCTCTGCTGCTTTTGCCACTTCAAATATGTCGTCAAATCCTATTTCTAACAATGCATGTAATAGTTTATTGATATCATCTGTTTCAAATTGAGCATAAAATGAGGGTGCTGGTAGAGCAACTTTATATTCGTATTTTTTTATATCATCTAAACTATTTGTTACAGCATATTTTGCGTGATACGGGCATGTTCGTATACACTCACCACAGTCTATACATCTTTGATCGATAATTCTGGCTTTTGAACTTCTCACTCTTATTGCTTCTGTTGGACACTTTTTAATACAATTTGTACACCCTCTGCACTTCTCTCTGTCAAGCATTATCGAATGCAGATTAAAAGGCATTTTAAAATTCACTTCCTTAAAAGAATATTAAGATAATTTAAATTATTTGTTGAACACGACCATATACACCCTTGTTCCAGTGCCTTTTTGGGACTCAATCTCAAAATGATCAGAATATTTTTTCATATTAGGAAGACCCATACCCGCGCCAAATCCTAAGTTTCTTATTTCTTCAGGAGCTGTCGAGTACCCTTCCATCATTGCAAGTTCAATATTCTCTATTCCAGGGCCTCTGTCTTCAGCAATTATTTCAATCTTGTCTTTTGAGATGATGGCTTTCAAAACTCCACCTACAGAATGTATAACAATATTCATCTCTGCTTCGTATGAAATAATGGCAACCTTTTTCAAAATTTCAGGCTT
This Caldicellulosiruptor changbaiensis DNA region includes the following protein-coding sequences:
- the nuoE gene encoding NADH-quinone oxidoreductase subunit NuoE; protein product: MSCCQGKNLTEENFKKLDEIIEKNKSRRGALIPVLHEAQELFGYLPYEVQKRIAEGLNIPMAEVYGVATFYTRFTLKPTGDHKISVCMGTACYVKGADKILDKLKELLKIDVGGTTEDGKFSIEATRCLGACGLAPVVVIDNTVYGKLAPEDIENILSRY
- a CDS encoding NADH-dependent [FeFe] hydrogenase, group A6, with the protein product MEMVNITIDGKKLQVPKDYTVLQAAREAGVEIPTLCYLKGINEIGACRMCVVEVKGARSLQAACVYPVSEGMEVITNSERVRRARKVNLELILSNHDRNCLTCVRSGNCELQKLAEDLNVKQIRYEGENIRRPLDDFSPSIVRDPNKCVLCKRCINVCRNVQEVGVINANYRGFRTVVSTAFDRSLNDVACTMCGQCIQACPVGALREKDSTDIVWKALADKNKYVVVQTAPAVRVALGEEFGLPIGTRVTGKMVTALKMLGFDKVFDTDTGADLTIMEEGSELINRIKNGGKLPLITSCSPGWIKFCEHYFPEFLDNLSTCKSPHEMFGAILKTYYAQKMGIDPANMFVVSIMPCTAKKFEAQREELAASGYPDVDAVLTTRELARMIKEAGIDFVNLPDNHFDDPMGDATGAGVIFGTTGGVMEAALRTVYEILTGKPLENVEITQVRGLEGIREAEIDVGTMKIKAAVAHGLANAKKLLEMVKNGEKEYHFIEIMACPGGCIMGGGQPIVPAKVREKVDVAKLRASAIYDEDRSLPIRKSHENPTIKKLYEEFLGHPNSEKAHHILHTHYKRRPLY
- a CDS encoding ATP-binding protein; this translates as MNELSLYILDLVQNSIEAGATFVKIEIVEDLENDIFLISIEDNGRGIPKELINEVTNPFYTTRKTRKVGLGLALASQLAKDCNGKLIIDSSENGTKVKIKLQHSHIDRPPIGNIVDTLLLLVCGTPDVDFVYVHRIDKKEFVFDTNKLKSALGEGVPLNLPSVQEFIKEELSRGLSNLFGGANFND
- a CDS encoding (2Fe-2S) ferredoxin domain-containing protein, with translation MIKSIQELEEIRKKALEELEFRKQQGEGIRIVVGMATCGIAAGARPVMLKFVEEIQKRNLKNVTVVQTGCIGLCKYEPIVEVYEPNKEKVTYVKMTPEKVSKVVAEHIVNGKPVYEYTIGYEENKEANK
- the nuoF gene encoding NADH-quinone oxidoreductase subunit NuoF; its protein translation is MPLYRAHVLVCGGTGCTSGGSDKIYDAFLKEIENFNLKDEVQVIRTGCFGLCAEGPIVIVYPEGAFYSKVADSDVKEIVEEHLLKGRIVKRLLYKESLEEGQIKSLNEVKFYKKQMRIALRNCGVINPENIEEYIAYDGYKALAKVLTEMTPEQVIDWVKRSGLRGRGGGGFPTGLKWEFAAKAPGDVKYVVCNADEGDPGAYMDRSILEGDPHSVIEAMAIAGYAIGSKQGYVYVRAEYPLAVKRLEIAINQAREYGLLGKNILGTDFEFDIEIRLGAGAFVCGEETALMTSIEGHRGEPRPRPPFPAVKGLWSKPTLLNNVETYANIPVIILKGPEWFASIGTEKSKGTKVFALVGKVNNTGLIEVPMGTTVREIVEDIGGGIPGGKKFKAVQTGGPSGGCIPASLMDTPIDFDSLTALGTMMGSGGMIVMDEDTCMVDIAKFFLEFTVDESCGKCPPCRIGTRRMLEILQKITSGNGTEEDLEKLEELAYSIKDSALCGLGQTAPNPVLSTLRYFRDEYEAHVKEKRCPAGACKALLRIVIDKDLCKGCGICAKNCPANAITGQIKKPFEIDQTKCIKCGVCIEKCPFKAISKKA
- a CDS encoding PHP domain-containing protein, encoding MKLYYDLHIHSALSPCADNDMTPNNIINMAKIKGLNVISITDHNSTLNLKEFLEVAKHLGILFIPGVEIETCEEVHVLLYFKDFSVVEEFQEIIEENLPNIALREDIYGNQFLVDKEDNIVGSYKKLLLQPLNLSIFQVYEISKFYNMIFVPAHINRQSYGIIGRLGTLPDELKDVSLLEVSKVNEFEFTNLLPKDSRYIFLHSSDAHHLWDINEKEFFIESDILYTIFFK